A stretch of the Chitiniphilus purpureus genome encodes the following:
- a CDS encoding DUF3108 domain-containing protein has translation MSRWRARLRVRRWLLVAFVLSLLLHLFGILGDTLYLLADSSAVKGEATPLRKPTQQLADTSFDNLLLPPELQGVTPAGELSIALGMPPPRSTRRAPTPSPTSAPPAATPAPSPVPVHAPTPTPHAMPVAPTPLPAANLSASQPPMTTAASAPTPVPASPAAASPAPTPAGAPAQSLGRSFPRHAQIVYLYGPIPAKLTWRVERGRYEVKLQGSLLGRKRELHSVGLVTRDGVRPERYSEYRDDALRSETVFDWQALSATINDNGNVKTAPLKPGDQDVFSAAFQLALQGNRLDRPTFSLFTGRKHYPDVRFSIRGQSTLRLGEQQVEVLLLRGTYEDRVFDFWLAPQWHNMPVRMQATLGKDGGSYDIWASSIELEGKPVLRPGPMPHERNPHQSR, from the coding sequence ATGAGTCGCTGGCGGGCCCGACTGCGCGTACGCCGCTGGTTGCTGGTGGCGTTCGTGCTGTCGCTGCTGCTGCACCTGTTCGGCATCCTGGGCGATACGCTCTATCTGCTGGCCGACAGCAGCGCCGTCAAGGGTGAGGCAACACCGCTGCGCAAGCCCACGCAGCAGCTGGCCGACACCTCGTTCGACAACCTGCTGCTGCCCCCCGAACTGCAAGGCGTGACCCCGGCCGGGGAACTGAGCATCGCGTTGGGCATGCCGCCACCCCGATCGACGCGTCGCGCCCCCACTCCCTCGCCAACGTCGGCACCGCCCGCTGCCACGCCCGCACCATCGCCCGTACCGGTGCACGCCCCGACACCGACCCCGCACGCCATGCCGGTGGCCCCGACGCCGCTGCCCGCCGCCAACCTGTCGGCCTCGCAGCCGCCCATGACGACGGCAGCCTCCGCCCCCACGCCCGTCCCGGCCTCACCTGCCGCGGCCAGCCCCGCTCCGACACCGGCGGGCGCTCCAGCCCAGAGCCTGGGCAGATCGTTTCCACGCCACGCCCAGATCGTCTACCTGTATGGCCCCATTCCGGCAAAGCTGACCTGGCGGGTCGAGCGCGGACGCTACGAGGTCAAGTTGCAAGGCTCGCTGCTGGGCCGCAAACGCGAGCTGCACAGCGTGGGACTGGTCACCCGCGACGGGGTGCGCCCGGAACGCTACAGCGAATACCGTGATGACGCGTTGCGCAGCGAAACGGTCTTCGACTGGCAGGCCCTCAGCGCCACCATCAATGACAACGGCAATGTGAAGACGGCACCGCTCAAGCCAGGCGACCAGGACGTGTTCTCCGCCGCGTTCCAGCTTGCCCTGCAGGGCAACCGCCTCGACCGGCCGACCTTCTCGCTGTTCACCGGGCGCAAGCACTATCCGGACGTCCGGTTCTCGATCCGCGGGCAGAGCACGCTGCGCCTGGGCGAGCAGCAGGTGGAGGTGCTGCTGCTGCGTGGCACCTACGAGGACCGTGTCTTCGATTTCTGGCTCGCACCGCAATGGCACAACATGCCGGTGCGCATGCAGGCCACCCTGGGCAAGGACGGCGGCAGCTACGACATCTGGGCCAGCAGCATCGAGCTGGAAGGCAAGCCGGTACTGCGCCCCGGACCGATGCCGCATGAGCGCAACCCCCATCAATCACGATGA
- the hda gene encoding DnaA regulatory inactivator Hda — MQQLVLDLQLPAPPSFEGFVRGDNAEPLFMLAEWAAGAPEPRFLYLWGEPGVGKSYLLAAAAARGPGCVIQAPEPLPDVLAPDGMLIVDDVGKLTGPQQIRLFDHYNTLREGGGRLLAAGALPPMLLPLRDDLATRLGWGLVYQLRPLSDADKAAALRRRALSLGFELADEAADYLLRHAARDLPTLNALLARANVYALSRQRPVTVPLLREVLAGSDRSA, encoded by the coding sequence ATGCAGCAGCTGGTGCTCGATCTGCAGCTGCCTGCGCCGCCATCGTTCGAGGGTTTCGTGCGCGGCGACAACGCCGAGCCGCTGTTCATGTTGGCCGAGTGGGCGGCCGGGGCGCCCGAACCCCGTTTTCTCTATCTGTGGGGCGAGCCCGGCGTCGGCAAATCCTATCTGCTGGCCGCAGCGGCCGCGCGTGGTCCAGGCTGCGTGATCCAGGCGCCGGAGCCGCTGCCCGATGTCCTGGCACCCGATGGCATGCTGATTGTCGACGACGTGGGCAAGCTGACCGGCCCACAGCAGATACGCCTGTTCGATCACTACAACACGCTGCGCGAGGGTGGCGGGCGCCTGCTTGCCGCCGGTGCCTTGCCGCCGATGCTGCTGCCGCTGCGCGATGACCTGGCCACCCGGCTGGGCTGGGGGCTGGTGTATCAGCTCCGGCCGCTGTCCGATGCCGACAAGGCCGCAGCCCTGCGCCGGCGCGCACTGTCGCTGGGGTTCGAATTGGCCGATGAGGCCGCCGACTACCTGCTGCGCCACGCCGCGCGCGACCTGCCCACACTCAATGCATTGCTTGCGCGGGCCAATGTCTACGCATTGTCGCGGCAGCGGCCGGTCACGGTGCCGCTGCTGCGCGAGGTGCTGGCTGGCAGCGATCGCAGCGCCTGA
- a CDS encoding type II secretion system protein, with product MFLRYTRQQGFTLVELATVLVIIGLILGLAFKGKDLVDGAKVKSAQAGANKVLAAMNIYAERYGRYPGDGCSAAEPPGATTPANCNEAPNGSYTAAEAALFMPLLTNTRILSHADARTPFGANWQAGVGQAGTQTQANALYLTAGAAAQVDLRYVCAMDMQYDDGDPAAGNIRSDAGSGDGPDQYRAGDDCWSNKTSMQSLNIRLLP from the coding sequence ATGTTTCTGCGATATACACGCCAGCAGGGTTTCACCCTGGTCGAACTTGCAACGGTCCTGGTCATCATCGGCCTGATCCTGGGTCTGGCCTTCAAGGGCAAGGACCTGGTCGACGGCGCCAAGGTCAAGAGTGCGCAGGCGGGCGCCAACAAGGTGCTGGCCGCGATGAATATCTACGCCGAGCGCTACGGCCGCTATCCGGGCGATGGCTGCAGCGCGGCCGAACCGCCCGGCGCAACCACGCCGGCCAACTGCAACGAGGCGCCCAATGGCAGCTACACCGCTGCCGAGGCCGCGCTGTTCATGCCGCTTCTGACCAACACACGCATCCTGTCGCACGCCGATGCCCGCACGCCGTTCGGCGCCAACTGGCAGGCCGGCGTAGGGCAGGCGGGCACGCAGACCCAGGCCAACGCGCTCTACCTCACCGCCGGCGCCGCCGCGCAGGTCGACCTGCGCTACGTCTGCGCAATGGACATGCAATACGACGATGGCGATCCGGCAGCCGGTAACATCCGCAGCGATGCCGGCAGCGGCGACGGGCCGGACCAGTACCGGGCCGGCGACGACTGCTGGAGCAACAAGACCAGTATGCAAAGCCTCAACATCCGGCTGCTGCCTTAG
- the purM gene encoding phosphoribosylformylglycinamidine cyclo-ligase: MTPSSLSYRDAGVDIDAGDQLVENIKPFAKRTMRPEVLSGIGGFGGLIEISKKFKEPVLVSGTDGVGTKLKLAFELNRHDTVGQDLVAMSVNDILVQGAEPLFFLDYFACGKLDVNTATEVIRGIALGCELAGCALIGGETAEMPGMYPVGEYDLAGFAVGVVEKSQVITGRTITPGDAVLGLASSGAHSNGYSLIRKILHLTEADYAAGFDAGRSLADVVMAPTRIYVKPLLKLMAQLPVKGMAHITGGGITENVPRVLPDNVVAQIDAGSWAFPKLFQWLQKEGNVATAEMYRTFNCGVGMVVIVAAEQAEQAAALLAAEGETVYRLGVVRERVGDEHQTQIA, from the coding sequence ATGACCCCCTCCAGCCTGAGCTACCGTGATGCCGGCGTCGACATCGACGCGGGCGATCAACTCGTCGAAAACATCAAGCCGTTCGCCAAGCGGACGATGCGGCCGGAAGTGCTCTCCGGCATCGGCGGTTTCGGCGGCCTGATCGAGATCTCGAAGAAGTTCAAGGAGCCGGTGCTGGTCTCGGGCACCGACGGGGTGGGTACCAAGCTCAAGCTCGCTTTCGAATTGAACCGCCACGACACGGTCGGCCAGGATCTGGTGGCAATGAGCGTCAACGATATCCTGGTCCAGGGGGCCGAGCCGCTGTTTTTCCTCGACTACTTCGCCTGCGGCAAGCTGGACGTGAATACCGCCACCGAGGTGATCCGTGGCATTGCACTGGGCTGTGAACTGGCCGGCTGCGCACTGATCGGTGGCGAGACTGCCGAGATGCCGGGCATGTACCCGGTGGGCGAATACGATCTGGCCGGCTTTGCCGTGGGGGTGGTCGAGAAATCGCAGGTCATCACCGGCCGCACCATCACGCCGGGCGACGCAGTGCTGGGCCTTGCGTCCAGCGGCGCGCACTCGAACGGCTACAGCCTGATCCGCAAGATCCTGCATCTCACCGAGGCCGACTATGCTGCTGGCTTCGATGCGGGCCGCTCGCTGGCCGACGTGGTGATGGCGCCGACCCGGATCTACGTGAAGCCGTTGCTGAAGCTGATGGCGCAACTGCCGGTCAAGGGCATGGCCCACATCACCGGCGGCGGCATCACCGAGAATGTGCCGCGTGTGCTGCCGGACAACGTGGTGGCACAGATCGATGCCGGCAGCTGGGCGTTCCCCAAGCTGTTCCAATGGCTGCAGAAGGAAGGCAACGTGGCCACCGCCGAGATGTACCGCACCTTCAACTGCGGTGTTGGCATGGTGGTGATCGTCGCGGCCGAGCAGGCCGAACAGGCCGCCGCGTTGCTGGCCGCCGAGGGCGAGACCGTCTACCGCCTGGGCGTGGTGCGCGAGCGCGTCGGCGATGAACATCAGACGCAGATTGCCTGA
- a CDS encoding type II secretion system protein, whose product MARRIRPRPRQRGTSLVELAVVLLVIGILLGGALGPLQAQWQAMHERETRVYLDAARAALLGFLLQHGRLPCPAPAGATGPEAGHEAISGMHCRHPDGALPWQALSLPRHDGWGRPLRYAVTPGFADHDSATPANLPGCTVAGPGARASFSWCTTGALTVHEAGSGAVLAPNVAAVLLSHGANGVVEDAAGEAENNDGDTLFAAGPHGSDGFDDLVSWLSPYALHEALLRAGRLP is encoded by the coding sequence ATGGCCCGCCGCATCCGTCCGCGGCCGCGTCAGCGCGGCACCTCGCTGGTGGAGCTGGCCGTGGTACTGCTGGTGATCGGCATCCTGCTCGGCGGCGCATTGGGACCGCTGCAGGCGCAGTGGCAGGCCATGCACGAACGGGAAACGCGCGTGTATCTGGACGCGGCCCGCGCCGCACTGCTCGGATTTCTGCTGCAGCACGGCCGCCTGCCCTGCCCGGCGCCAGCCGGAGCAACCGGCCCTGAAGCAGGTCATGAAGCGATCAGCGGTATGCATTGCCGCCATCCGGACGGGGCGTTGCCATGGCAGGCGCTCTCGCTGCCACGGCACGATGGCTGGGGGCGCCCGTTGCGCTATGCCGTCACACCCGGTTTTGCCGATCACGATTCCGCGACACCCGCCAACCTCCCGGGCTGCACCGTCGCCGGCCCCGGCGCGCGGGCGAGTTTCTCCTGGTGCACCACCGGGGCCCTCACGGTGCATGAAGCCGGCAGTGGCGCCGTGCTCGCGCCGAACGTCGCTGCGGTGCTGCTCTCGCATGGTGCCAATGGGGTGGTCGAAGACGCGGCCGGCGAGGCGGAAAACAACGACGGCGACACGCTTTTCGCCGCCGGGCCGCACGGCAGCGATGGCTTTGACGACCTGGTGAGCTGGCTGTCGCCCTACGCGCTGCATGAAGCACTGCTGCGGGCCGGCCGCCTGCCCTGA
- the purN gene encoding phosphoribosylglycinamide formyltransferase — MTNIVILISGRGSNMQAIVNAAIPEVRVAAVIANRADAAGLAWAAARGIPTAVLDHKAFAGREAFDAALAGLIDGYMPDLVVLAGFMRILTPGFVNRYAGRLINIHPSLLPAFTGLHTHERALAEGVKFAGCTVHFVTAELDHGPIIAQAVVPVADDDTPETLAARVLVEEHRLYPEAVRLFAQRRLVIEAGRVRVAGAAEQGA; from the coding sequence ATGACCAACATCGTCATCCTGATCTCCGGCCGTGGCAGCAATATGCAAGCCATCGTCAATGCCGCGATTCCTGAAGTGCGCGTTGCCGCCGTGATCGCCAACCGTGCCGACGCGGCCGGGCTGGCCTGGGCGGCGGCACGCGGCATTCCCACCGCCGTGCTCGACCACAAGGCCTTCGCCGGCCGCGAAGCGTTCGACGCCGCGCTGGCCGGGCTGATCGACGGCTACATGCCCGATCTCGTGGTGCTGGCCGGATTCATGCGCATCCTCACCCCCGGCTTCGTCAACCGCTACGCCGGACGGCTGATCAACATCCACCCCTCGCTGCTGCCCGCGTTCACCGGGCTGCACACCCATGAGCGGGCGCTGGCCGAAGGCGTGAAGTTCGCCGGCTGCACGGTGCATTTCGTGACCGCCGAGCTCGATCACGGGCCGATCATCGCGCAGGCGGTGGTGCCGGTGGCGGACGACGATACGCCCGAGACCCTGGCGGCGCGGGTGCTGGTCGAGGAGCATCGGCTCTACCCCGAGGCGGTACGCCTGTTCGCGCAGCGGCGCCTTGTCATCGAAGCCGGCCGCGTCCGCGTGGCGGGCGCAGCCGAACAGGGAGCATGA